The Calditrichota bacterium genomic interval TGTGAAAAGAAACAACAGAGCGGCTTTATTATGATTCTGGCTTTCCCGGTTTTTTTACAACATTTATCTGCCATTTGTCTGAAATGATACGTATTCTGATAACCGGTGAACAGGGTGTCGGAAAATCGACACTTACTCAAAACCTGGTTCAAAAACTGCATCTAAAGCCCTCGGGTTTTAAGACCCTTCCCATTTATGAAGGCCGCCAGAAATTGGGGTATTATCTTCAAGACCTGGAAACCGGAGAAAAGTATCTCTTTGCACACAGGCGTTTCAAAAGCGATAAGCGCTTGGGTGATTTTGGAATTCGTGAAGAGGTATTTGAGAAATTCGGAACACAAATTGTGGCGCAGGTGATGTCGAAAGAGGGCTGGATCGTCATTGATGAGGTCGGAATTATGGAATCAGATTCCAGGCCTTTTGTGGATGCCCTGAAAAAGCTGTGGAAATCGCCCCGCAATCAGATCTGGGTCATCCAAAAAAGAAGCCCAATCCTGGGAATGCTCGTCAACCTGAGAGTGCCCTATCATCTATTCGACGTCACGGTTTCCAATCGTGGAGAATTGGCAAATGAAATTCTGAAAACCATCCGGCACACTGCAAACAATGAAGAGGGTTGAGACCGGGACCAAACGGTACGCCCAATCTCGCTTTGGGATCAGAAAAATATTGACTTCTTTAATGAACATTATTAATTTAGGGGTGTATTCAGGCATCTGTTCTAAAAAAGCCGTTGTCCGCGAATTTCACGAATTGATTTTATTGAAATGAAATTAGCGCGATTTGTGTAATTTGCGGTTTTTGAAGCAAACTCACTCATTCCGAAAATAAACCTATTTCGACAGAGAGGATCCGATGAATTCATCTGCCAACCCTGCGATATTCAAGCATATTATTGAAAATCTTAGTGAAGGGATTATTTTTGTTGACACCGAGAATCGGGTTGTTTTTTGTAACCATGCTGCAGAGGTCATTCGGGGAATCCGGGAGGAAGATATCATTGGCAACTCGGTTATGGATTGTCATCCGCCCAAAGTTCGCCCCGGCGTGGAAAAAATTATCGAAAGTTTTCGATCGAACAATGCCACTGAATATCGTCGAATGGTTCCCTCAGTCAATGGGGATCGCTATTACGACAATGTCTACGCCGCAGTCCGGGATGAAAAGGGACGTTTTGTGGGGATGATTTTGGTGAGCCGGGATGTGACCGAGAAGGTCAAGATGCAGAAAAAAATGGAAGACTACATGAAGGTTCTTGAAGATCATGTTCAGGAACGAACAAAGGAATTGCAGGAGGCCTACAAGAAATTAAAGAACGCTCAAAATCAAATTATTCAGTCTGAAAAAATGGCTTCTCTCGGGCGCTTAATTGCCGGAGTGGCGCATGAAATTAATAATCCTCTGGATGGCATTCAAAACAGCATCCACAATATTATCCAAAATCCTGACGACCAGATGAAAAACATGGTCTACCTCAATCTTATTCTTGAGAATATCGGACGGATTGAAACCATTGTAAAGCAACTCCTGGGTTATGCCCGTGCGCGAAGCTACCGAATGGAAGCGGTTTCTCTGAGCGAAATTATCGAAAAAACGCTTATTTTGTTGGAATATCGACTGTCGCGTTCGGGGATCGAAGTCATTAAGCAGTATCCGGAAAAGGACATTCTCGTTTTGGGCGATGACAACCATCTGCAGCAGGTTATGATGAATGTCTTTCTGAATGCCATTGATGCCATGCCCGAGGGCGGGGAACTGCGGATCGAGGTCAAAGCAGAGAGTGAAAAATGGGCAAAAATAGCGATTGAGGATACGGGCGTTGGAATTCCAAAAGATGATTTACCGCGGATTTTTGATCCCTTTTTTACAACCAAGGAAGTGGGAAAGGGAACGGGATTGGGGCTGGCCGTCAGTCTCGGAATTATCGAAGAACATGGGGGAAAGATCATCGTGAAAAGTAAAATTGGACGAGGAACCACATTTTCTATTTTGATTCCGCCATTAACATCCAAACAAACCAAACCCATTCTCTATGCAGAGATGAAGTAAGCCCTTCGCAGTGTCCCGATTCTGGGAGGAATTTCATGTCATCCCCGACAATACCTGACGAAATTCCGTCACTTGTACAGAAATTCGTAAATTATGCCCCTTCATGCCAACTCCTGCATCTTGCCTATTTCTAATAAAATCAATAAGTTGGATATTTTACGCTTTCTTCTCAGGAATGGCACACTTCTTGAATATCAGGACAGCAAATACCTAAGGAGGAGCATTGGAATCTATCCAATCCATTGTTGCCACGATTTTAAAATACACAAAGACACTTCCTTCTGAAAATATCTCATTAATGAAATCTGTAGGTTGTATTGCAGGTGAAAACATCATTGCATCTGCCGATTTTCCGTCACGCACCCTTTCCCTGATGGATGGTTTTGCATCCCGCCACGAATGGCTGGAAAAAGCATCAAAAAAAACCCCTGTTACTTTAAAACGATCCCAAAGAAGCGTCTCAAAAAGGGTGTTTGAGAAAGATGTTGCCATTTCTGCCAGACTATTTGAACCCCTGCCCGAGGGTTTTGATGTTGTATTTGGAGAAGAAGAGGTATCCGTGTCGCATCAGACAATTACCATTGAGAAACCCTTTCAAAAATGGACGAATGTGTTGCCTGCGGGTTCAAAAATACGCAAAGGCCGGGTGTTGCTGTCAAAGGGAAGCGAAATCACTTGTTTAGATATCGGTACGGCATCGTTCCTGGAGTTAGAATCCTTGCCCGTTATTCGAAAGCCGCGGGTGGCTTTGATTTTTGTTTGCCCGTCCATTCAAAATGTCAGGGACAGAGAGACGCTTGTAAAATACCTGAAGGGAATTTCAAATACCATTGCTGCGCAGGTCATAAAATATCGCGGTCTTGTCAGACGCTATAAAATATTATCTGATTTTTCCGGGGCCGATCGTGTCACAATCTCGCGTGCTTTGAAAAATGATTTGATCATTTTTATTGGCGAATGCTCAAAAAGGTACCAGGATATTTTGATTGGCGTATTGGAGAAGAAAAATGTTCAATTTCATTTACACACCCAGAATGTGTACCCGGGATTATTCTTCTCATTCGGAACATTTGAAGACCGATTGATTTTCTTGCTCCCCAACGATCCCATTGGCGCCATTCTGAATTTTGAGGAATTTGTCCGGCCCGCGCTTTTTAAAATGAGAGGCAAAAAACAAATCACTCACGATGTGATCAATGCACGATTGGACAAGACCATTAATAAGTCTGAAAACCGGATATCACTTGTTCAGGCCTCGGTTCACTTGAGAAATGGTGTTTTTTATGCCGTCCCTGTTGAAGAAAATCCATTTTCCAACCCGGAAAACCGGCGCAAGGTCAACGGCATTATTGTCCTTCCGCAAAATGTAAGGCAGCTTCCAAGGGGAAGCGTCACGCGTGTGCAAATACTCCGACAACCGGACTGGAATGATTAGCCGTGATCTGCGATCGCTGGTGGCCAATTGGGACGGACTCAAAGAAAACGGGGTGTTTCTAAATGGGTTAGAAAAAGCCTAATCGAATTAAAAAAGGAGGTGATACGTCTTTCTGTTTTTGGATGTGGGTTTCACTTTTTAAAAAGGATACGTTTTTGAATTCAAATTCGGGAAAAGGAGGAAGAAACCTATGAAAAAGTATGTGATTGCGTTGTTTGTTGGTTTATTGACAGTTACACTGGTTTCGCCGTCGTTTGCGCAAAATGGAAAAAAGATCAAGGTTAATGGCCTGTACACGGCCTGGGGATTATCTCAGCAAAAATTTTTCTTTGGCAAGAATAATGGCAATGACGATTATTTTGTCCAGATGCTGCGATTCAAAATTCAGGCGGCCGCCAATGACAATGTAAAGGCCGTCACGCGTTTTGATATTGCTCAGGGATGGTGGGGTGTGGATAATGCCCTGAGAAGTGCTAACCGGCCATATGGTGCTTATGGTGGCAGCAGCCTGTTTGATTTCAAAGATACAAATTATCTCTTCCACGTAGATCAGGCCTACATGGAATTTAAGGTGCCTGTGGCGCCAATCGTCATGCGCGTTGGACGGCAGCAATATCGGCTTGGAAATAAACTGGTTCTGGATAACAACCTGGATGGGATTCAGGCCGATGTAAAATTGAGTGATGTGCGGAAGATCACAGTAGGTTGGGCAAAGGTGTCTGAAGGAATTGACGGCTTGAGCGATAACGGTGTGGGGGCCGGCAAAAGTGCCTTTGGCGATACGGATGGGAGAGACGCTGATGTCGTGTTTGCCAATTACACCTGTACGGCGTTTAGCTTTGCTAAAATTAATGCATTTGGATTGTATTACCGGGATGCCGGTGATGGAGACGGCAAAACCTACGTTCCGGACGATCTCCAGTATTTCCGGGCACGTTTTACCCCGAATATTAGCTCTCTGGCCATTATTGGACTGGCCCCGAATTTCAAATTTGGGAAACTGGCTGTTGATGGAGAGTTCGATTATCTGACAGGAAAAGACAATGTTAAAAATACTACCTTCGGGCCCAAACAACGGCATGATATCAACAATGGAGATATTTCGGGTTTCAACCTTTACCTCAAACCTACCTTTGCCGCTACACCAAAAGTAAAATTGGGCGGCGTGTTCGGACTGGGTTCCGGTGATAAAGATGTTACAAGCGGAAAGGGAAATGTAAACAAGCTGCGAACATCCGGTTTCTTCTATGTAACGGAAATCTGGGAAGATTCCATTATGCCTGATGAAGAGGGCATTACACCTCAGGGGCTGGGTGCTCCCAATACACGCGGCTATCGAGAATTGGAAAACACCACTCTGGTACAAGCCAATGTAACGCTCAAACCAACACCTAAAGTGAGTCTCTTCGGTTCATACACATTCATTAAAGCCACACAACCGATTCATGCCTGGACGGTCGATGCCAATGGGAAAACAAGCATTTTGGCCGATAATTCCACTGCACTGGGAACCGAAGCCGATTTTAAAATTGATATGAAAATTTACCCGAAACTGATCTGGACGGTTCGCGGAGGTATTTTTATGCCCGGTGACGCCGCTGGCTATTTAATCAACGGAACGAACAAATGGAATGACAAACCTATTGAGTTAAAGACAACCCTTACGGTAAAATTTTAGGATAGCACACTCTTGTGTGGACGAGGAAAATGTGTATTCTTTTTCGGTTCTATTGGCTTTTTTGTGGAAAAGACAATCTTTTTGGAAATAGAACCCGGTCTTTTAAACCCACCCCCTGACTCCCCCTCCCTGATCTCCTCCCTGATCTCAGGGAAGGGGCCGGAGGGAGGGTCAGAAATGGAATGCTTTTCATGTTTCAAGAAAAAAGATCCACAAAAATTCCAGTAGAGCCTCTTTTTCTACAAGAAGTGAAAAGGGATGCACATTTCCTCTTATTAAAAATGCAGGATCGAGGATTATTTCCATTTAAAACCTAAGGAGGACCAGCCATGCCAAAAAAGTCTTTATGGATGCTTCCGGTTTTCATTGGACTGGTCGGGTTGTTGATTTTTCTTTTTTCGAATCGGAACGGCGGTTGGGTAAACGCTTCACCCAAAGCCCGCGTTCTTGTTCAAGCGGATCAACACCCCGGCTGGCCGGAAAATAGAGCGGAGCTGGAAAGCAAAACCTGCCGGGGGTGTCATATGACGACCACTCCCGACGTGTACAAAGAATGGGCAAACGGCAGACATGGAATTGCAAATGTACGCTGCACCGTTTGCCACGGTTCATTTGTAGATTTTAAGAGTGTCCCTTCGGTGGAAACGTGCCGGAGCTGCCATGCCAAAGAATACGATCAAATGGTTCTCCCGGAAGGGAAAACAAAAATGACCTGCTGGCAGTGTCATCCGGCGCATTATGAATCGGTTCATCGGATTGATAAAACCAAACCTTCACCCTTTCATTAAATAAAGGAGGTGAGTGTAGTTATGACAATGAAAAGACGTGATTTTGTGAAGACCACGGCAGCCGCAGCCGTTGCATCGGCTCTGGGTGTCAGCCTGAAAATCCCTTCAGCCGGAGCGGAAATTCCGCCGGGCGAAAAGGATGTGGATAAGTGGGTGAAGGGAACCTGTCGATTTTGCGGCGTCGGATGCCGCATGTATCTGGGTGTAAAAAATGGGAAACCGGTGGCGGTAAAAGGGGTTGAGGATTCCAAAACAAACTTTGGGTTTCTCTGTATGAAGGGATTTTTACAGTATAAAATCTACAACCATCCGGACCGGTTGAAATATCCCCTGCTGCGCCAGAAGAACGGTGAATTCAAGCGGATTTCCTGGGACAAAGCCATGGACATTATGGCGAAAAAATTTGCCCATTCCATTAAAAAATATGGGAAGGATTCCGTTGCCTATTACGGATCGGGTCAGGCGTTGACCGAAGAAACCTATCTCATTCAGAAGATTTTTCGGGCTGGAATTGGCAACAGTAACGTAGAAGGAAATCCCCGGCTTTGTATGGCCAGTGCGGTAGGCGGGTATGTGACGACCTTTGGAAAAGATGAACCCTCCGGATCCTATTCCGACATCGAGCATGCCACCTGCTTTTTTCTGATTGGAACCAATCAGGCAGAGGCGCACCCCGTTCTTTTCCGGCGGGTTATGAACCGAAAACTCTCCAATCCGGACGGCATCAAGGTGATTGTGGCGGATCCCCGTGTCACCCCAACATCCAGAATTGCAGACCTGCACATGAAATTCCTGCCGGGAACCGATCTGGCTGTTATGCATGCCATGGCCAATGTTATCGTGAATGAAGGACTGTACAACAAAAATTTTGTGGATCATTTTGTTGACTTCAAAACGATGAAAAACGGTAAGCCGGCCAGCATGACATTTGAAGAATACAAGACATTCCTGAATGATTTTACTCCGGAAAAGGCTGAAAAAATCTCCAAATGCCCGGCGGATCAAATTCGTCAGGCCGCGCGATGGTTTGCCACATCCAGTGCTACCATGTCCATGTGGACGATGGGACTCAATCAACGTATTCGCGGGGTTTGGGCCAACAATCTGGTGCATAACCTGCATCTGCTTACCGGCCAAATCGGAAAGCCGGGTGCGGATTCTTTTTCGCTTACCGGACAACCCAATGCCTGCGGTGGCGTGCGCGAAGCCGGTGGGCTGTGCCACATTCTTCCGGGCCATCGATTGGTGGCTAAAAAGGCACACCGGGAACAAATTGCAAAATTGTGGACGA includes:
- a CDS encoding PAS domain S-box protein; the encoded protein is MNSSANPAIFKHIIENLSEGIIFVDTENRVVFCNHAAEVIRGIREEDIIGNSVMDCHPPKVRPGVEKIIESFRSNNATEYRRMVPSVNGDRYYDNVYAAVRDEKGRFVGMILVSRDVTEKVKMQKKMEDYMKVLEDHVQERTKELQEAYKKLKNAQNQIIQSEKMASLGRLIAGVAHEINNPLDGIQNSIHNIIQNPDDQMKNMVYLNLILENIGRIETIVKQLLGYARARSYRMEAVSLSEIIEKTLILLEYRLSRSGIEVIKQYPEKDILVLGDDNHLQQVMMNVFLNAIDAMPEGGELRIEVKAESEKWAKIAIEDTGVGIPKDDLPRIFDPFFTTKEVGKGTGLGLAVSLGIIEEHGGKIIVKSKIGRGTTFSILIPPLTSKQTKPILYAEMK
- a CDS encoding molybdopterin-dependent oxidoreductase, with product MTMKRRDFVKTTAAAAVASALGVSLKIPSAGAEIPPGEKDVDKWVKGTCRFCGVGCRMYLGVKNGKPVAVKGVEDSKTNFGFLCMKGFLQYKIYNHPDRLKYPLLRQKNGEFKRISWDKAMDIMAKKFAHSIKKYGKDSVAYYGSGQALTEETYLIQKIFRAGIGNSNVEGNPRLCMASAVGGYVTTFGKDEPSGSYSDIEHATCFFLIGTNQAEAHPVLFRRVMNRKLSNPDGIKVIVADPRVTPTSRIADLHMKFLPGTDLAVMHAMANVIVNEGLYNKNFVDHFVDFKTMKNGKPASMTFEEYKTFLNDFTPEKAEKISKCPADQIRQAARWFATSSATMSMWTMGLNQRIRGVWANNLVHNLHLLTGQIGKPGADSFSLTGQPNACGGVREAGGLCHILPGHRLVAKKAHREQIAKLWTIPVERLPKKPGYHTVAMFKALTEGKIKVMLIHTTNPAQSLPDLTPVIKGFKRKDNFIIVTDIFPTRTTQLADLVLPAAFLFEKSGVYGCTEHRSQLTQKALDPPGEAREEIQVFREFALRLGKEMKDPIYKHIVKGLHTSEDIWNDYRRCTKGTDVDLWGATYERLKKAPDGLQWPVPTVTSPGTPKRYVKGIDPLAKGKAWIQFYGHPDGRAFVWARPYKGPAEPPDASYPFYLTTVRVIEQWHTMTMTGRVPELLRGFPYAYVEINPKDAKRLGIKHGDMIEIKSRRGKVEVPAKIVEGPREGLIAVPWHDQNFNRMINFVTIEAVDPGSKEPEYKICAVKIRKISGPKRLKPTTVEMKLV